A single region of the Streptomyces sp. ITFR-16 genome encodes:
- a CDS encoding non-ribosomal peptide synthetase gives MPGEQGGVGALFEAWARRTPEAVALVRERRSLTYRELNALANRLAHLLIDRGIGPGDRVGLAVPRSVEFVVAMLAVAKTGAAYVPLDAGQAPDRLRLMAAENRIALVLAPPSGTGAHGSAGLSGLPVLDARAAESGAWPSENPGIPVGSEDVLYVPYTSGSTGAPKGTEVPHRAVTGFFAGEDYAYWGPGAVAVHHSALSWDGHILDLLPALLSGGTVVVFAGDAGDPWAVARDAAAHGATVLWLTAAAFNTIVDIDAEPLRGLKHLLTGGEALSPEHVARALRALPGTRIVNGYGPSECTVFSTVHPVTAQDTERPDGIPIGRPVGDRTVHLLDEDGVPVPDGTPGELYVGGPGVAHGYLARPALTAEKFVPDPFSGVPGARLYRTGDLAAKGPDGLLAFAGRIDDQVKIRGFRVEPGEVAQRLRRHPEVRDAVVVPRRDGRGQCLGLTAYAVPLTPDAPPSPAGLRASLRRELPSVMVPDAVVLLERLPLTPNGKVDKKALPAPAGAGHDPDRAHAAPETETERFLAAVWEELLDTEQVGRDHGFFDLGGQSLLATRMTARIRGRWGVELPLPFLYQRSSTLAGVAAEVDRIRAEEPAAAPVQAITRVRRVARTPRTGPSATR, from the coding sequence GTGCCCGGGGAACAGGGCGGCGTCGGCGCCCTGTTCGAGGCATGGGCGCGGCGGACCCCCGAGGCCGTGGCGCTCGTACGGGAGCGGCGCTCGCTCACGTACCGCGAACTCAACGCCCTGGCCAACCGGTTGGCGCACCTCCTGATCGACCGGGGCATCGGTCCCGGCGACCGGGTGGGGCTCGCCGTGCCCCGGTCCGTGGAGTTCGTGGTGGCGATGCTCGCCGTCGCGAAGACGGGCGCGGCGTACGTACCGCTGGACGCCGGGCAGGCACCGGACCGGCTGCGCCTGATGGCCGCCGAGAACCGGATCGCGCTCGTGCTCGCACCCCCGTCCGGCACCGGAGCCCACGGGAGTGCCGGCCTGTCCGGCCTTCCCGTACTCGACGCGCGGGCGGCCGAGTCGGGCGCCTGGCCCAGCGAGAACCCCGGCATCCCGGTCGGCTCCGAGGACGTCCTGTACGTGCCCTACACCTCCGGGTCCACCGGCGCGCCCAAGGGGACCGAGGTCCCGCACCGGGCGGTCACCGGCTTCTTCGCCGGTGAGGACTACGCCTACTGGGGCCCGGGCGCCGTCGCCGTGCACCACTCGGCCCTCTCCTGGGACGGCCACATCCTGGACCTCCTGCCCGCCCTGCTGAGCGGCGGAACGGTCGTCGTCTTCGCGGGCGACGCGGGCGACCCCTGGGCCGTCGCCCGGGACGCCGCGGCCCACGGAGCCACCGTGCTCTGGCTGACGGCCGCCGCCTTCAACACGATCGTCGACATCGACGCCGAGCCGCTGCGCGGGCTGAAACACCTGCTGACCGGCGGGGAGGCGCTGTCCCCCGAACACGTGGCCCGCGCGCTGCGGGCCCTGCCCGGGACCCGGATCGTCAACGGCTACGGGCCCTCGGAATGCACGGTCTTCAGCACGGTGCACCCGGTCACCGCCCAGGACACCGAACGCCCGGACGGCATCCCGATCGGGCGCCCGGTCGGCGACCGCACGGTCCATCTGCTGGACGAGGACGGCGTCCCGGTCCCCGACGGCACGCCGGGGGAGCTGTACGTCGGCGGGCCGGGCGTGGCGCACGGCTATCTGGCCCGCCCGGCGCTCACCGCCGAGAAGTTCGTACCGGACCCCTTCAGCGGGGTTCCCGGGGCGCGCCTGTACCGGACCGGCGACCTGGCGGCGAAGGGGCCGGACGGGCTGCTCGCCTTCGCCGGACGCATCGACGACCAGGTGAAGATCCGCGGCTTCCGCGTCGAACCGGGCGAGGTGGCCCAGCGGTTGCGCCGCCACCCCGAGGTCCGGGACGCGGTCGTGGTGCCGCGCCGGGACGGCCGGGGCCAGTGCCTCGGGCTCACCGCGTACGCCGTGCCGCTCACCCCGGACGCCCCGCCGTCGCCGGCCGGACTGCGCGCGTCCCTGCGGCGCGAACTGCCGTCCGTCATGGTGCCCGACGCCGTCGTCCTGCTGGAGCGCCTGCCGCTGACGCCGAACGGCAAGGTCGACAAGAAGGCGCTGCCCGCCCCCGCCGGAGCCGGCCACGACCCCGACCGCGCCCACGCCGCGCCGGAGACCGAGACGGAACGCTTCCTCGCCGCCGTCTGGGAGGAGCTGCTGGACACCGAGCAAGTCGGCCGGGACCACGGCTTCTTCGATCTGGGCGGGCAGTCCCTCCTGGCCACCCGGATGACCGCCCGCATCCGGGGCCGCTGGGGCGTCGAACTCCCGCTCCCCTTCCTCTACCAGCGCTCGTCCACGCTCGCCGGGGTCGCGGCCGAGGTGGACCGCATCAGAGCCGAGGAACCCGCGGCCGCGCCGGTGCAGGCCATCACCCGGGTGCGCCGCGTCGCCCGCACCCCGCGCACCGGCCCCTCCGCGACCCGCTGA
- a CDS encoding amino acid adenylation domain-containing protein, whose amino-acid sequence MTTVNAAVPSPAPTEPAGAPAPAGGEEFVAAASFAQQRLWVMEQMEDGAATYNIQMGLRLQGALDVPVLRRVLTEILRRHEVLRTRLALEDGELVQLISAEATLPLREVDLRGSADPEGAWQVEAERDLHAPFDVSVQLPLRAVLFRPADDGYVLLLTLDHLVCDARSLQVLHTELISLYPALAAGSASPLPELPVQYADYADWQREWLEGEAQRRQLAYWRGRLGGETPRLTFHRRQDAEGAPANDSRSHPLPDGLVRELEELARREGASLFSVLLSAFGVLIGRYGRQDDFVVGSLLSGRTRPELEDLIGFFVNTVGLRLDLTGRPSFGELLARVHETTLEAYAHQDVPFEQVARDLAPDYEQGRGQPFFDVMFQLADLNRQSLRTPDLAFEPLVMASAPAPVDLVVAVLREEDAYTCVWDFRTDLFGPAGIERMQRQYIDLLHAVVADPDRAVAELARTAPPGTDGAREAAPAPAPGDGDDWNFVRHFDAVARRTPDAPALAAGGETLTYRELAGRADRLAHVLAARGIGPESIVGIHLERGVDQIVSVLATLKAGGAYLPLDPSYPAERIGYMVDDAAPGLVITSRALPGPAAQWQDTAVPVEELTAEAEKAPGTPPAAPETRDGHLAYVIYTSGSTGRPKGTGVPHRGLRVVLDAMDSVLGLTAGDRVLHFASASFDASVFEMLMAFGAGAALHLAPMDRGVPVDLTAFLRERAITALVLPPSALAALVEDAGLPALRTVSVAGEACPPALAARWAGGDRRFFNLYGPTEATIWSAWHRVTPQDTAGVPIGRPVPGTAVYVLDEELRPVPEGAPGELCVAGPTVVRGYLGRPALTAERFVPDPFGGAPGGRLYRTGDLARRNGTGGLEFLGRLDDQVKVRGFRIELGEIERTVAAHPGVREAVALVREDTPGAPAVVAYAVARPGAAPGPEELRELCGRTLPHYMVPSQVVLLDRLPVSGAGKVDRKALPAPERAGTTDAAQAPDGPLEEAIAEIWAEVLGAGSIARSDDFFALGGNSLSATQVIVRLRQDFDLALPVRALFDSTRLGDFTEAVRVAAAAQD is encoded by the coding sequence ATGACCACCGTCAACGCCGCCGTGCCGTCGCCCGCACCCACCGAGCCCGCCGGGGCGCCCGCGCCGGCCGGCGGGGAGGAGTTCGTCGCCGCGGCATCCTTCGCCCAGCAGCGGCTGTGGGTCATGGAGCAGATGGAGGACGGCGCCGCGACGTACAACATCCAGATGGGTCTGCGCCTCCAGGGAGCCCTGGACGTCCCGGTGCTGCGCCGCGTCCTCACCGAGATCCTGCGGCGCCACGAGGTGCTGCGCACCCGGCTGGCCCTGGAGGACGGTGAGCTGGTCCAGCTCATCTCCGCCGAGGCGACGCTGCCCCTGCGCGAGGTGGACCTGCGCGGCAGCGCCGACCCGGAGGGCGCCTGGCAGGTCGAGGCCGAACGCGACCTGCACGCCCCGTTCGACGTGTCGGTGCAACTGCCGCTGCGCGCCGTGCTGTTCCGGCCCGCCGACGACGGATACGTCCTGCTGCTCACCCTCGACCACCTGGTCTGCGACGCCCGCTCCCTCCAGGTCCTGCACACCGAACTGATCTCGCTGTACCCGGCCCTCGCCGCCGGATCGGCCTCGCCGCTGCCCGAACTTCCGGTGCAGTACGCGGACTACGCCGACTGGCAGCGCGAGTGGCTGGAGGGCGAGGCGCAGCGCCGCCAACTCGCCTACTGGCGGGGCCGGCTCGGGGGCGAGACGCCCCGGCTCACCTTCCACCGCCGCCAGGACGCCGAGGGCGCCCCCGCCAACGACTCCCGGTCGCACCCGCTTCCCGACGGGCTGGTCCGCGAACTGGAGGAGCTGGCCCGGCGCGAGGGCGCGTCGCTGTTCTCCGTGCTCCTGTCGGCCTTCGGCGTCCTGATCGGCCGCTACGGGCGCCAGGACGACTTCGTGGTCGGATCGCTGCTGTCGGGCCGCACCCGGCCCGAGCTGGAGGACCTGATCGGGTTCTTCGTCAACACCGTGGGCCTGCGCCTCGACCTGACCGGGCGTCCGTCCTTCGGTGAACTGCTCGCCCGGGTCCACGAGACGACCCTGGAGGCGTACGCGCACCAGGACGTGCCGTTCGAGCAGGTCGCCCGGGACCTGGCCCCGGACTACGAACAGGGCCGCGGCCAGCCGTTCTTCGACGTGATGTTCCAGCTCGCGGACCTGAACCGGCAGTCGCTGCGGACGCCGGACCTGGCGTTCGAGCCGCTGGTCATGGCCAGCGCGCCGGCGCCGGTCGACCTCGTGGTGGCGGTCCTGCGCGAGGAGGACGCGTACACCTGTGTCTGGGACTTCCGCACCGACCTCTTCGGGCCCGCCGGGATCGAACGGATGCAGCGCCAGTACATCGACCTGCTGCACGCCGTCGTGGCCGACCCGGACCGCGCCGTCGCCGAACTGGCCAGGACCGCGCCGCCCGGGACCGACGGCGCCCGTGAAGCCGCTCCCGCCCCCGCACCGGGGGACGGCGACGACTGGAACTTCGTCCGCCACTTCGACGCCGTGGCCCGCCGCACCCCGGACGCCCCGGCTCTGGCGGCCGGGGGAGAGACCCTGACATACCGCGAACTCGCCGGGCGCGCGGACCGGTTGGCCCACGTCCTCGCCGCCCGGGGAATCGGTCCCGAGAGCATCGTCGGCATCCACCTCGAACGCGGCGTCGACCAGATCGTCTCCGTGCTCGCCACCCTCAAGGCGGGCGGCGCCTACCTGCCCCTCGACCCGTCCTACCCCGCCGAGCGGATCGGCTACATGGTCGACGACGCCGCCCCCGGGCTGGTCATCACCTCCCGCGCCCTGCCCGGCCCCGCCGCGCAGTGGCAGGACACGGCCGTTCCGGTCGAGGAGCTGACCGCCGAGGCGGAGAAGGCACCCGGCACCCCGCCGGCGGCCCCGGAGACGCGGGACGGCCACCTCGCCTACGTCATCTACACCTCCGGCTCCACCGGCCGGCCCAAGGGCACCGGCGTACCCCACCGGGGCCTGCGCGTCGTCCTCGACGCGATGGACTCGGTGCTCGGACTGACCGCCGGCGACCGGGTGCTGCACTTCGCCTCCGCGAGCTTCGACGCGTCCGTCTTCGAGATGCTGATGGCCTTCGGCGCCGGAGCGGCCCTGCACCTGGCCCCCATGGACCGGGGCGTGCCCGTGGACCTGACCGCCTTCCTCCGGGAGCGGGCGATCACCGCGCTGGTGCTCCCGCCGTCCGCGCTGGCCGCCCTCGTCGAGGACGCCGGACTGCCGGCGCTGCGGACGGTCTCGGTCGCCGGCGAGGCGTGCCCGCCCGCCCTGGCCGCCCGCTGGGCCGGAGGCGACCGGCGCTTCTTCAACCTGTACGGGCCGACCGAGGCGACCATCTGGTCGGCCTGGCACCGGGTCACCCCGCAGGACACGGCGGGCGTGCCCATCGGCCGCCCGGTGCCCGGCACGGCGGTGTACGTCCTCGACGAGGAGCTGCGCCCCGTGCCCGAAGGGGCGCCCGGCGAACTGTGCGTCGCGGGACCGACGGTCGTACGCGGCTACCTCGGCCGGCCCGCGCTGACCGCCGAACGCTTCGTCCCCGACCCCTTCGGCGGGGCGCCGGGCGGGCGGCTCTACCGGACCGGGGACCTGGCCCGCCGGAACGGGACGGGCGGCCTGGAGTTCCTGGGCCGCCTGGACGACCAGGTCAAGGTCCGCGGGTTCCGGATCGAGCTCGGCGAGATCGAGAGGACAGTCGCCGCGCACCCCGGGGTCCGGGAAGCGGTGGCCCTCGTCCGGGAGGACACCCCCGGAGCACCGGCCGTCGTCGCCTACGCGGTCGCCCGGCCCGGTGCGGCACCCGGCCCGGAGGAACTGCGCGAGCTGTGCGGGCGCACCCTGCCGCACTACATGGTGCCGTCCCAGGTGGTGCTGCTCGACCGGCTGCCGGTGTCCGGGGCGGGCAAGGTCGACCGCAAGGCGCTGCCCGCGCCGGAGCGGGCCGGCACCACCGACGCGGCGCAGGCCCCGGACGGGCCCCTGGAAGAGGCGATCGCCGAGATCTGGGCCGAGGTGCTGGGTGCCGGCTCCATCGCCAGGAGCGACGACTTCTTCGCGCTCGGCGGCAATTCGCTGAGCGCCACCCAGGTGATCGTCCGCCTCCGCCAGGACTTCGACCTCGCGCTGCCCGTCCGGGCGCTCTTCGACAGCACCCGGCTCGGCGACTTCACCGAGGCGGTACGGGTCGCCGCGGCCGCCCAGGACTGA
- a CDS encoding branched-chain amino acid aminotransferase: MTTESAVEPAGSPTARPAPGPARFAFGETFTDHMVTAAWAADRGWEQGALEKRGPLAMDPAMVGLHYGQVVFEGLKAYRQADGSVGVFRPVDHALRFQRSARRLAMPEMPVATFLRAVDDLVAADADLLPDDPALSLYLRPVLYASEPVLALRPAREYRFVLIAFLTGGFFADRPDPVSVWISRDRSRAAPGGTGDVKCAGNYAPGYLAQQQAALAGCHQVIWLDAAERRWVEEMGGMNIFFVRGTGPAARLVTPPRGGTILPGVTRDSVFGLAERHGLHTGEERLSVDAWREACRSGDLTEAFACGTAAGITPIGTVHDGDDRWSVGTGEPGPVTLALRTALTAAQQGRSPHFAPWIRRVAGTARAH, encoded by the coding sequence ATGACCACCGAGTCCGCCGTGGAGCCCGCCGGGAGCCCGACCGCCCGGCCGGCCCCGGGACCCGCCCGCTTCGCCTTCGGCGAGACCTTCACCGACCACATGGTCACCGCCGCCTGGGCCGCGGACCGGGGCTGGGAGCAGGGCGCCCTCGAAAAGCGCGGCCCGCTGGCCATGGACCCGGCGATGGTGGGCCTGCACTACGGGCAGGTGGTCTTCGAAGGGCTGAAGGCGTACCGCCAGGCCGACGGCAGCGTCGGCGTCTTCCGGCCGGTGGACCACGCGCTGCGTTTCCAGCGCTCGGCCCGCCGGCTGGCGATGCCCGAGATGCCGGTGGCGACCTTCCTGCGGGCGGTGGACGACCTCGTGGCCGCCGACGCGGACCTGCTGCCCGACGACCCCGCGCTCAGCCTGTATCTGCGCCCGGTGCTCTACGCCTCCGAACCGGTGCTGGCCCTGCGCCCGGCCCGGGAGTACCGGTTCGTGCTGATCGCCTTCCTGACCGGAGGGTTCTTCGCCGACCGCCCCGACCCGGTCTCCGTGTGGATCAGCCGGGACCGCAGCCGGGCCGCACCCGGCGGCACCGGCGACGTCAAGTGCGCCGGCAACTACGCCCCCGGATACCTGGCCCAGCAGCAGGCCGCGCTCGCCGGCTGCCACCAGGTCATCTGGCTCGACGCGGCCGAACGGCGGTGGGTGGAGGAGATGGGCGGCATGAACATCTTCTTCGTACGGGGCACCGGCCCGGCCGCCCGTCTCGTCACCCCGCCGCGCGGCGGCACGATCCTGCCCGGCGTCACCCGGGACAGCGTCTTCGGCCTGGCGGAGCGGCACGGGCTGCACACGGGCGAGGAGCGGCTGTCCGTCGACGCCTGGCGCGAGGCCTGCCGCAGCGGCGACCTCACCGAGGCCTTCGCCTGCGGGACCGCGGCGGGGATCACCCCCATCGGCACGGTGCACGACGGCGACGACCGCTGGAGCGTCGGCACCGGCGAGCCCGGACCGGTGACCCTGGCCCTGCGCACCGCGCTGACCGCCGCCCAGCAGGGCAGGAGCCCCCACTTCGCCCCCTGGATCCGGCGCGTGGCCGGTACCGCCCGAGCCCACTGA
- a CDS encoding BTAD domain-containing putative transcriptional regulator codes for MVNEGDGEAPSVRFRVLGPVEILIGDRPVPLRAGRQQTVLSMLLLEANHVVGTDRLIDAIWGDDPPTTAGSQIQICVSALRRILADAGGIIETRAPGYLIRVRPDQLDMQVFEDTVAEAGRVFRAGSVAEAAALLRDALALWSGNALASVTSRLVRAKAARLDQTRLSVYEECVDRELQLGRHRELVSELMTLVSQNPLRERLCGQLMLALYRSGRQAEALEAYRTARSELVDQLGIEPGEELRRLESAILTQEPGLDWSGAAEPAANAGGPRQLIAATSDFTGRAEHVEAMERALTPSDLAAGPCGVVPIVVVAGKNGVGKSALAIHVAHRLAATHFPDTQLYADLRGTRSDPLSSEDLLMSFLRALSPPGTKFPDTVEERARLYRSRLAARKALIVLDDVADEAQVRMLLPGSAGCAVIITSRVRLTGFPGCRLVNLGQFDQSEAIELLGRVVGEDRVRAEPAAARTLSELVGGLPLALRVAGARLAARPHWTLETMVRRLADEHRRLDELVHGDLAVRASISLTYGSLPPRVRLLFRALSDLPWDTFPSWVAAAVLDIPVREAEDLLDELVDAHLLDYIAGGASGSISYRFHVLIRIFAREQSPEGPEREADSRRLLERVCGGWLFLAEHAHGLLYGGQFTLLHGSAPRWEPRGGFHETPLRDALGWLESERLNLTAAVRHSAGAGLDELCWDLASTLVTLFEARGYYDDWTETHKFALAAVRESGNRRGTAAILSSLGSLHVTRRQTGTAPALLDGAMELFEELDDRHGRALVLRSQASLDYHMGETRLSLARYEAALNELRQVGDRIGVAHVLVNIAQHQLDADAPDEAVKQLDEALDICRSVGSRRTEAQVLYRLGLAQLEQDRVDAAREAFTTVLLLVRQNDDLAGESYARLGMSAVHLRLGNFQTAETMLRRTLEISEELADTVGQGRALFELGSLLTKGSDLAGARRHLERALAIFREQSLRLWEDRTLEALDALPG; via the coding sequence TTGGTCAACGAGGGTGACGGGGAAGCGCCGTCGGTCCGGTTCCGTGTTCTGGGGCCCGTCGAGATCCTGATCGGGGACCGTCCGGTCCCCTTACGGGCGGGGCGCCAGCAGACCGTCCTGTCGATGCTGCTCCTGGAGGCCAATCACGTCGTCGGCACGGACCGCCTGATCGACGCGATCTGGGGGGACGACCCGCCGACGACGGCGGGCAGCCAGATCCAGATATGCGTGTCGGCGTTACGCCGCATCCTGGCCGACGCCGGCGGGATCATCGAGACCCGCGCGCCGGGCTATCTGATCCGGGTCCGGCCGGACCAGCTCGACATGCAGGTCTTCGAGGACACGGTGGCCGAGGCCGGCCGGGTCTTCCGCGCCGGCTCCGTCGCGGAGGCCGCCGCCCTGCTGCGCGACGCACTCGCGCTCTGGTCGGGCAACGCGCTGGCCAGCGTCACCAGCCGGCTCGTCCGGGCGAAGGCGGCCCGGCTCGACCAGACCCGCCTGAGCGTCTACGAGGAGTGCGTCGACCGCGAACTCCAGCTGGGCCGGCACCGCGAGCTGGTCAGCGAGCTGATGACCCTCGTCTCCCAGAACCCCCTGCGCGAGCGGCTGTGCGGCCAGCTCATGCTGGCCCTCTACCGCTCCGGCCGACAGGCCGAGGCTCTGGAGGCGTACCGCACCGCCCGCTCCGAACTCGTCGACCAGCTGGGCATCGAACCGGGCGAGGAGCTGCGGCGGCTGGAAAGCGCCATCCTGACCCAGGAACCCGGCCTCGACTGGTCCGGCGCCGCCGAGCCCGCCGCGAACGCGGGCGGACCCCGCCAGCTCATCGCGGCCACCAGCGACTTCACCGGACGCGCGGAACACGTCGAGGCCATGGAGCGCGCGCTGACGCCCTCCGACCTCGCGGCCGGACCCTGCGGCGTGGTGCCCATCGTCGTCGTCGCGGGCAAGAACGGGGTGGGCAAGAGCGCCCTGGCCATCCATGTGGCGCACCGGCTCGCCGCCACCCACTTCCCCGACACACAGCTCTACGCCGACTTACGGGGGACCAGGTCCGACCCGCTGTCCAGCGAGGACCTGCTGATGTCCTTCCTGCGGGCCCTGAGCCCGCCCGGCACCAAGTTCCCCGACACCGTGGAGGAGCGCGCCCGGCTCTACCGCAGCCGCCTCGCCGCCCGGAAGGCACTGATCGTCCTCGACGACGTCGCCGACGAGGCCCAGGTACGGATGCTGCTGCCGGGGAGCGCGGGCTGCGCCGTGATCATCACCAGCAGGGTGCGGCTGACCGGCTTCCCCGGCTGCCGGCTCGTCAACCTCGGGCAGTTCGACCAGAGCGAGGCCATCGAACTGCTCGGCCGGGTCGTCGGCGAGGACCGGGTGCGCGCCGAGCCGGCCGCCGCCCGTACCCTCTCCGAGCTGGTGGGCGGCCTGCCGCTGGCGCTGCGCGTCGCCGGGGCCCGGCTCGCCGCACGCCCGCACTGGACGCTGGAGACCATGGTGCGGCGGCTCGCCGACGAGCACCGCCGGCTGGACGAACTGGTCCACGGCGACCTCGCGGTGCGCGCCAGCATCTCGCTGACGTACGGCAGCCTGCCGCCCCGGGTGCGGCTGCTCTTCCGGGCCCTGAGCGACCTGCCGTGGGACACCTTCCCCAGCTGGGTGGCGGCCGCCGTGCTCGACATCCCGGTCCGGGAGGCGGAGGACCTGCTCGACGAACTGGTCGACGCCCACCTCCTCGACTACATCGCCGGCGGCGCCTCCGGCAGCATCTCCTACCGGTTCCATGTGCTGATCCGTATCTTCGCGCGGGAGCAGTCCCCCGAGGGCCCCGAGCGCGAGGCCGACTCCCGGCGCCTCCTCGAACGGGTCTGCGGCGGCTGGCTGTTCCTCGCCGAGCATGCCCACGGACTGCTCTACGGCGGCCAGTTCACCCTGCTGCACGGCTCGGCCCCGCGCTGGGAACCCCGCGGCGGGTTCCACGAGACCCCGCTGCGCGACGCCCTGGGCTGGCTGGAGAGCGAACGCCTCAACCTGACGGCCGCGGTGCGCCACAGCGCCGGCGCGGGTCTGGACGAGCTGTGCTGGGACCTCGCCAGCACCCTGGTGACCCTTTTCGAGGCCAGGGGCTACTACGACGACTGGACCGAGACGCACAAGTTCGCGCTGGCCGCCGTCCGTGAGAGCGGCAACCGCCGGGGCACCGCCGCGATCCTGTCCTCCCTCGGCTCCCTGCACGTCACCCGCCGCCAGACCGGCACGGCGCCGGCACTGCTCGACGGGGCCATGGAGCTCTTCGAGGAGCTGGACGACCGCCACGGACGGGCCCTCGTCCTGCGCAGCCAGGCCTCCCTGGACTACCACATGGGCGAGACACGGCTCTCGCTGGCGCGGTACGAGGCGGCCCTGAACGAACTCCGGCAGGTCGGCGACCGGATCGGCGTGGCCCACGTCCTCGTCAACATCGCCCAGCACCAGCTGGACGCCGACGCGCCGGACGAAGCGGTCAAGCAGCTGGACGAGGCGCTCGACATCTGCCGGTCCGTCGGCAGCCGGCGCACCGAGGCCCAGGTCCTGTACCGCCTCGGCCTCGCCCAGCTGGAGCAGGACCGGGTCGACGCGGCCCGCGAGGCGTTCACCACGGTGCTGCTGCTGGTGCGCCAGAACGACGACCTTGCGGGCGAGAGCTAC
- a CDS encoding nuclear transport factor 2 family protein, with the protein MPTQTQPDAPETHTALPDEDAALDRIRAYYRSVDAGDVDGLLALFAPDARYRRPGYEPLVGHGDLRRFYQGERIIAEGAHTLTETVVDGERVAVHGEFHGLLRTGERVGLRFADFFTLTPELTFATRDTFFFTPLV; encoded by the coding sequence ATGCCCACCCAGACGCAGCCCGACGCACCCGAGACCCACACCGCACTCCCCGACGAGGACGCCGCGCTGGACCGGATCCGGGCGTACTACAGGAGCGTCGACGCGGGCGACGTCGACGGTCTGCTCGCCCTGTTCGCGCCGGACGCCCGCTATCGGCGCCCCGGCTACGAGCCCCTGGTGGGCCACGGCGATCTGCGGCGCTTCTACCAGGGCGAGCGGATCATCGCCGAGGGCGCCCACACCCTGACCGAGACCGTGGTGGACGGCGAACGCGTCGCCGTGCACGGCGAGTTCCACGGGCTGCTGCGCACGGGGGAGCGGGTGGGGCTGCGGTTCGCCGACTTCTTCACGCTGACGCCCGAACTCACCTTCGCCACCCGGGACACGTTCTTCTTCACCCCGCTCGTCTAG
- a CDS encoding helix-turn-helix domain-containing protein: protein MSFEPTPPEPTPGPTPDPRTRVLSDPSAIRALAHPLRVELYALIGRAGPLTSAEAGRRLGISQALASHHIRQLARHGFLTRAPGRDNREHPWQAASHSMSWRGAGSTREGAAAADLLEQVFLESAVNRYLAWQQARGEAEPGWRDTAGVGFNSVYLTTEELEGLVGAIDALIKPYVEARPADDPATRPEGGRLVDLTYLVSVEPPSADADEPPEG from the coding sequence ATGTCCTTTGAACCGACGCCGCCCGAACCGACGCCCGGTCCCACGCCGGATCCGAGGACGCGGGTCCTGAGCGACCCCAGCGCCATCCGCGCCCTGGCCCACCCCCTGCGGGTGGAGCTGTACGCGCTCATCGGCCGGGCGGGGCCGCTCACTTCGGCCGAGGCCGGGCGCAGGCTCGGCATCAGCCAGGCCCTGGCCTCCCACCACATCCGCCAGCTGGCCCGGCACGGCTTCCTCACCCGCGCCCCCGGCCGCGACAACCGGGAGCACCCCTGGCAGGCCGCGTCGCATTCCATGAGCTGGCGGGGCGCCGGGTCGACCCGGGAGGGCGCCGCGGCCGCGGACCTCCTGGAACAGGTCTTCCTCGAATCCGCCGTCAACCGCTACCTCGCCTGGCAGCAGGCGCGCGGGGAGGCGGAGCCGGGCTGGCGCGACACGGCAGGCGTCGGCTTCAACAGCGTGTATCTGACCACCGAAGAGCTCGAAGGCCTCGTCGGCGCGATCGACGCGCTGATCAAGCCGTACGTCGAGGCGCGACCGGCCGACGACCCGGCCACGCGCCCCGAGGGCGGCAGGCTCGTCGATCTGACGTATCTGGTCTCGGTGGAACCCCCCTCGGCAGACGCCGACGAACCCCCGGAAGGGTGA